In Melioribacteraceae bacterium, the sequence GCTTTGAACTTGTCTATGGTTGCATCAAGTGCCCCTTGTGGATAACCACCGAAAATGCCTGCGTTATTGATAAGTATGTCCAACTTTTTTGTTTTTTTGCCTATTTCGGTACGGGCATTTTTTACAGAATTATCATCTGTAATGTCAAGCTGAATAGCCTCTGTATGGCTTAATCCTTCTGCTTTTAATTTATTCATGGCTGTTATTCCGTTTTCCAAATTGCGACTGCCGAGGTAAACATAAACCCCTTTTTGAGCAAGTTGCCGTGCAACTTCAAAGCCAATGCTTTTGTTAGCTCCTGTTACTAATGCTGATTTCATTTTTTGTTGTTTAAATTAATGAAGCAAAAGTATATGGCTGAAAAACAGAGGAGATGGACAAATCAATTTATTGTCTTGACGAATCTTGCTGACCGTCTAAAAATTCACTTATGCTTTTTCCAGTACATTTCTTGAAAAATCTTGAAAAGTAATCAGGGTCATTAAAACCCAATTCATAGGCTAATTCTTTTACAGAAAGGTTAGAGTACTGTAATTTTCGCTGTGCCTCAATTACTAAGCGTTTAGTAAAGAAATCTTTAGGCGAAACTCCTGAATATTCTTTTACAATCCGATATAAGCTATTGGTGGTTAAAGCCAGCTTTTCGGCTATTGCATTTACAGAAGGTTGCTCCGTAAGATGCGTTTCCACCACTAGTTTGAATTCAATGAACTTTGACAGATTGGTGTTTAAAATATTAAGTGGTTCTTTGTTTTCGAAATAAGCACTATTTAATTCTGCTAATAGTGAGTTCAGGTAAGCTAATATTATTTCTGTATCGGTTGGATGTTCGTCTATATGAAGTATCTGATTTAAAATTTCAAAAACTTTTCTTACCCTTTCTCTTGTAGCATTGTCAAAAATTATAGTCTGTGAGTTTAAAGGATTAACTAAAAAAGGATATTGTTGAGGTAATAATGCTAATGTGTTTTCATCAAATAATACTTTGAAATATTTAAGGTCGGCATTTTTAGGCGGAGGGGTAAAAAACTGATCAGGCATTGCAAAAAGCAAGTGCCCTTCAGCAAGAGTAATGTCTTGCAAATCCAGATTGTAAGTAATAGAACCGCTGTCAATCAACACCATAAAATAAGAAGTTAGCTTGCGGGGTTGTAAAAGCTTTTGCTGAATATCGGAAGAAAGATAAGGATTGTTGTTGGAAACAATCTTTATGCTCAACCTGTCGTTCTTTACGTTCTTAAGTTTTGAGTTTGTATCCTGCATATTATCTGCTCAAAGTTTGGTAAGTATCGCTTTACAATGACCGCCGGCGATGGCTCGGCATTTGTGTTCGTGACGTAATTTGAAAAACGTCTGCCCGGAACTGAAGCCCGATTGAAAAACTGAAGTTGAAGTTAACAACTAAAAGCTAAATTGAAAAACGTCAAGCCCGAACAAAAATTGATAGCGATAAAATATTGAAGTTAACAACGTCCAGCCCCAAAAACGCCAAGCCCCATGTTGGTGGCATGTGCTTCTTGTCTGCCGTTCAGTCGCCACAAAAAGTTATAGGTTTCGTTTATTGCTTTCAATGGCAATGAACTCCGGCAAATATTCAGGAGTACAACCTTTTGAAACCATTTTGCCTTTATACAGACCTGTTTTTTCTCCAAGTGCAATACAACGATTTCTATATTTTTTTTCGTAAACACCAATCCAACCTGTTGTAAAGTTCATTGCCCATTGAACTTCGGCTTCTTCTTTTTCCATTTGTTTTTCAATGACAGTTAATAACTCTCCGCTATTGGGTTGTGTTTGTCCCATCCAACGCAAACGACCTTGATAATACCAATAAATTCGTCTTTTAAGCGAAGTTGAGCTGTTTTTCCAACTCTCAATCATTTCAATTGTCTTTTTGTCTTTGGTGAGTTGGTTTGCCATTAGCCAATCAATTAGTTGAAGTTTCTCATTTTCGCTGTGGTGCTTAATGTCAGCGACTAATTTGTCAATCACTTCTTCGGTTAGAAGTTTCTTGTCCATAATTAAGATTGCCAATTGTCGGGCAAAAAAATGTTTAGATGACCAAAGTTCCATTGCCAATTGGTGGTCTTTTTTTATGTCTTTAGCAATGGTTCGTAAGTCGCCAAGTTTGGTACTCTTGTCGGTGATTTGAGTGAGTATTTTTTGTGCTTTTGTTGAAAGTTTCATCTC encodes:
- a CDS encoding helix-turn-helix transcriptional regulator, which produces MQDTNSKLKNVKNDRLSIKIVSNNNPYLSSDIQQKLLQPRKLTSYFMVLIDSGSITYNLDLQDITLAEGHLLFAMPDQFFTPPPKNADLKYFKVLFDENTLALLPQQYPFLVNPLNSQTIIFDNATRERVRKVFEILNQILHIDEHPTDTEIILAYLNSLLAELNSAYFENKEPLNILNTNLSKFIEFKLVVETHLTEQPSVNAIAEKLALTTNSLYRIVKEYSGVSPKDFFTKRLVIEAQRKLQYSNLSVKELAYELGFNDPDYFSRFFKKCTGKSISEFLDGQQDSSRQ